In Uranotaenia lowii strain MFRU-FL chromosome 2, ASM2978415v1, whole genome shotgun sequence, one genomic interval encodes:
- the LOC129749565 gene encoding protein O-mannosyltransferase 1: protein METIAAESEETQLRNRKKGKSSQDGAKIAEETKPDLAGKVDERLQPSDSGEPEKLKLVRKWSEGVKLDGDSDQSPFTISIQLDGASVFLFLASFLTRFYRLTYPNGVVFDEIHYGRFASLYLRNTFFFDQHPPLGKMLIAGAASAVGYSGKFEFPKIGSEYDASVPVFAFRFIPALCGSLLAPVIYSILRQIKLSQKICIIGGLLVVFDNALLTHSRFILMEPMLLLFSSVGILFVFKHLNSVPFSLRWWLSGATAAAFLTAAVCVKYIGFYSYLLACYIIGRHVWMQLPDRSQSNAYLLAKSVSKAVLFVAVSVGVYVGCFYVHLGILHKAGPHDSVMTSAFQASLEGGLASITKGQPLRIQHGSQITLKHTHGRVCWLHSHAHVYPIKYKDGRGSSHQQQVTCYGFKDVNNWWIVKRPTKENIVVDEEPDYIENGDIIQLVHGVSSRALNSHDVASAMTPLAQEVSCYIDYNISMPANLLWKVEIINAKDSKNKWNAITSQVRLIHVETNAALKFTGEQLPDWGFNQFEVAADRRQFTLDTVWNVEEHRYTQDKDKKDVLEKLLKTEMIPLEPTQLSFWDKFSELQLKMLLNSEKMEGHMYSSEPFEWPLMDKGIAYWVDSASNAQIHLLGNLVIWYSATFAIVIYVAFLVFYLIRRRRKFYDIEESEWQKFRFGGEVFLAGYFIHFLPYLFVERTLFLYHYLPALLYKILLLCFVLEHIQLVISKTNRSKLVLVIFNAMLAAWISGVVYFCSKYSVLTYGTTELNSDDVLKLRLKDTWDLIVHKP from the exons ATGGAAACCATAGCTGCTGAATCGGAGGAAACTCAATTGCGCAACCGCAAGAAAGGCAAATCGTCCCAGGACGGAGCGAAAATTGCGGAAGAAACCAAACCTGATCTCGCTGGGAAAGTGGACGAGAGACTTCAACCGAGTGACAGCGGCGAACCCGAAAAATTGAAACTCGTTCGCAAATGGAGTGAAGGGGTCAAATTGGACGGGGATTCGGATCAATCACCTTTCACCATAAGCATTCAACTGGACGGAGCTTCCGTGTTCTTGTTCTTGGCCTCGTTTCTAAcgagattttacagattaacCTACCCTAATGGAGTTGT TTTCGATGAAATTCACTATGGCCGATTTGCATCGCTTTATCTGCGGAATACATTCTTTTTCGATCAACATCCACCACTGGGCAAGATGCTCATTGCGGGGGCGGCCAGTGCAGTTGGATACAGCGGGAAGTTCGAATTCCCGAAAATTGGCAGTGAATACGATGCG AGTGTTCCAGTATTCGCTTTCCGTTTCATCCCGGCCCTGTGTGGAAGTCTCCTTGCTCCAGTGATCTACAGCATTTTACGCCAGATTAAATTGAGTCAGAAAATTTGCATCATCGGTGGTCTGCTGGTCGTATTCG ACAACGCCCTCCTCACGCATTCCCGGTTCATCCTGATGGAACCGATGCTGTTGCTATTCTCCAGCGTTGGAATTCTGTTCGTGTTCAAGCACTTGAATAGCGTCCCATTCTCGCTCCGGTGGTGGCTTTCGGGTGCAACAGCTGCTGCTTTCTTGACCGCAGCCGTTTGCGTGAAATACATCGGCTTCTATAGCTATCTGCTTGCTTGTTACATTATCGGACGTCATGTATGGATGCAGCTTCCGGATCGTTCTCAGTCGAATGCCTACTTATTGGCTAAGAGCGTATCGAAGGCTGTACTGTTTGTAGCTGTATCGGTTGGGGTTTACGTAGGGTGTTTCTACGTGCACTTGGGGATTTTGCATAAAGCTGGACCGCATGACAGTGTTATGACCAGTGCTTTCCAGGCTTCGTTGGAAGGAGGATTGGCGTCGATTACCAAGGGACAACCGCTGAGAATTCAACATGGATCGCAGATTACGTTGAAGCATACCCATGGAAGGGTTTGCTGGTTGCACTCTCATGCCCACGTTTATCCGATCAAGTACAAAGACGGTAGAGGTTCAAGTCATCAACAACAGGTTACCTGTTACGGATTCAAGGACGTGAACAACTGGTGGATCGTGAAACGACCAACTAAGGAGAATATCGTGGTTGACGAAGAGCCAGATTACATTGAAAATGGAGATATTATTCAATTAGTCCATGGTGTTTCGAGCAGGGCGCTGAACTCTCACGATGTTGCCTCTGCAATGACTCCACTTGCTCAGGAAGTGTCCTGCTACATCGATTACAATATTTCGATGCCTGCGAATCTGTTGTGGAAAGTTGAGATCATCAACGCAAAAGATTCAAAGAACAAATGGAATGCAATCACTTCCCAAGTTAGGTTGATTCACGTTGAAACGAATGCGGCTCTCAAATTTACTGGTGAACAGCTTCCAGATTGGGGCTTCAATCAGTTTGAAGTTGCCGCTGATCGGAGACAGTTCACGCTGGACACCGTTTGGAATGTTGAAGAACATCGCTATACCCAGGACAAGGATAAGAAGGACGTCTTGGAGAAGTTGTTGAAGACCGAAATGATTCCACTGGAACCGACTCAACTTTCTTTCTGGGACAAATTCTCTGAGCTCCAGCTAAAAATGTTACTCAACTCTGAAAAGATGGAAGGTCATATGTACTCATCCGAACCCTTTGAGTGGCCGCTGATGGACAAGGGAATCGCTTACTGGGTTGATAGCGCATCCAATGCTCAAATTCATCTGCTAGGTAACTTAGTCATCTGGTATTCAGCCACCTTTGCCATTGTTATCTACGTAGCTTTCCTGGTGTTCTACTTAATTCGACGACGTCGCAAATTCTACGACATTGAAGAATCTGAGTGGCAGAAGTTCCGTTTTGGAGGTGAAGTCTTCCTCGCCGGATATTTCATCCATTTCCTACCATACCTTTTTGTTGAACGAACACTGTTCCTTTACCATTATCTTCCTGCCTTACTCTACAAAATCCTACTACTCTGCTTTGTACTCGAACACATTCAACTGGTCATCAGCAAAACAAATCGCTCTAAATTAGTCTTGGTGATTTTTAACGCCATGCTGGCTGCGTGGATTTCCGGAGTAGTTTACTTCTGCAGCAAATATAGCGTATTGACTTACGGTACAACCGAACTTAACTCCGACGATGTTTTGAAGTTGCGTCTTAAAGACACTTGGGACTTGATCGTCCACAAACCGTAA
- the LOC129743112 gene encoding uncharacterized protein LOC129743112 yields the protein MSKSTLKALLKRERQLYVIFDGTDRFIQTYQIDSDRCQLSSRLHVIDTVYSEFFEIRSKIELLLDEADEKEQKDADSEVKGEIAKQREEENDKVLQQFDDRYFAIRGDLLRLQGDKDALGVNTTSNSQSQSASGNTSRVKLPEIRLPSFSGKIREWITFRDSFRSLIHDNEHLTSMDKFTYLRSSLQGDALKEINNIELSEANYDVAWKTLQVRYENKKLIVKAHLDALFALEPLKKENYDGLNFLISEFEKNLMMLQKIGEPTESWSTILVYMLCSRLDSATLRQWETHYGSKEVPTYDELLLFLQGHCSVLQSITSARNPPSEARQTRSTVCNTTIRSVSRCPFCADPWHSPFQCGKFQRMKVPERMDAAIRNKLCRNCLMPGHFYRNCERAAVFGTIPTAESNAFGATNTVSTATAANESTATTQLKTSTACAHHYTACTNPLTQHKHKSRQRTSHHKSELRSTSVYTVS from the exons ATGTCTAAAAGTACGCTGAAGGCTTTGCTAAAACGTGAACGGCAGTTATATGTCATTTTTGATGGTACGGATAGATTCATCCAAACCTATCAGATTGATAGTGATCGGTGTCAATTAAGTTCGAGATTGCATGTGATTGATACTGTGTACAGTGAGTTTTTTGAAATACGGAGCAAAATTGAACTTTTGCTGGATGAAGCGGATGAGAAAGAACAGAAAGATGCTGACAGCGAAGTCAAAGGAGAGATTGCCAAGCAACGTGAAGAGGAAAACGACAAGGTTCTACAGCAATTCGATGACCGATACTTCGCCATCCGAGGTGACCTCCTTAGACTCCAAGGTGATAAGGATGCCTTAGGTGTGAACACAACCAGCAACAGTCAGAGTCAGTCTGCGTCAGGGAATACTTCAAGAGTAAAGCTGCCAGAGATACGTTTGCCGTCCTTCAGTGGAAAAATAAGAGAGTGGATTACATTCCGGGATTCCTTCCGAAGCCTTATCCATGACAACGAGCATCTGACGTCTATGGATAAGTTTACGTACCTTCGTTCCTCTCTACAGGGTGATGCACTGAAGGAAATCAACAACATCGAGCTTTCAGAGGCAAACTATGACGTCGCCTGGAAAACTTTACAAGTTCGCTATGAAAATAAGAAGCTGATTGTGAAGGCTCATCTCGACGCTCTTTTcgccctcgaaccgcttaaaAAGGAGAATTATGACGGTCTGAACTTCCTCATCAGCGAGTTTGAGAAAAACTTGATGATGTTACAGAAAATCGGAGAGCCAACGGAGTCTTGGAGCACAATATTAGTCTACATGTTGTGTTCTAGACTAGATTCTGCAACATTGCGCCAATGGGAGACGCATTACGGGTCTAAGGAGGTCCCAACGTACGATGAGCTGCTTCTGTTCTTGCAAGGTCACTGCTCTGTTCTCCAATCAATCACCTCTGCAAGAAATCCACCATCCGAAGCCCGTCAGACGAGATCAACAGTTTGTAATACAACCATCAGATCAGTTTCACGTTGTCCGTTCTGTGCAGATCCATGGCACTCACCGTTCCAGTGTGGCAAATTTCAACGGATGAAGGTTCCCGAGCGAATGGATGCTGCCATTCGAAACAAGTTGTGTCGGAATTGTTTGATGCCAGGCCACTTCTACCGAAATTGTGAACGAG CCGCAGTTTTCGGCACAATACCGACAGCAGAGTCAAACGCGTTCGGCGCAACAAATACCGTTTCAACCGCAACCGCAGCCAATgaatcaacagcaacaacacaacTCAAGACCAGTACAGCATGCGCACACCACTACACAGCATGCACAAACCCACTcacacaacacaaacacaaatccAGACAACGCACAAGCCACCACAAGTCAGAATTACGTAGCACTTCCGTTTACACCGTCTCGTAA